The following is a genomic window from Desulfitobacterium chlororespirans DSM 11544.
TTAAAGATGCTATTATTCATATTGCTTTCTTTGATTATGCGGCCAACAAGCTGATGAGGGGGGAAGCAGAAGACCTGGTGAAGCTGGCCGATGCTGAGTCCGGTCAGGATCAATATGTCAGAGCGACAAACTTCCATCATCTGAGCGGAGCTGAAGTATTAAGCTGGTGGCGGGAAGAACGCACACGGATGGCGGCCTCTTTTTATGATAAAAATCCCAAAGACAGAATTCCTTGGGCCCCTGGGCTGCCGATGTCGGCGAAATCCCTGGCATCGGCCCGCTTAATGGAGCTGTGGGCTCACTCTGTGGATATCTATGACGCTTTGGGGCTGGAGCCGGTGGTCCGGGAGCGGATTACCAGTACCCTGTTCTTATCCTGGCAGGCCAGACCCAATGCCTATCGGATCAATGGCCTGGAAATGCCCGAAACTCCTCTTTATCTGGAGCTTACTCTTCCCTCAGGGGAGATCTGGGCTAAAGGAGAGCCAGGCGCAGGAAACAGGATTAAGGGCAGTGCCAAGGACTGGGCGCTCGTGGCTATTCGCCGCCGGAACTGGATGGACACGGATCTGGAAGTGGCGGGGGAAGAAGCCCGGCGCTATGCTTCCCTTGTTCAGACCTATGCGGGATGGGCGGACCCGGCCCCGGCGGCTAAACGGCAAAGGTAAGATCCTGCATTGGAGATGAAGTAGTAAACACTACCTTGTCGGAAGGGAGAATCAATGTATGAATCCGATGACCGTAGGGGACTTTCTGACCCTGAATTCAGCCAGATACCCTGACAAAATTGCCCTTGTCTGCAAGGATAAGCGCTTAACGTATCAGGAACTCAATGGCAGGGTAAACGCCTTGGCTCATGCATTCCTGGATCTCGGCATTGGCAAGGGGGATAAGATCGGCTATCTTTTTCCCAACTCCATGGAAATTGTCGAGTTATTCTTTGCCATTGCTAAGATCGGTGCCATTGCCGTGCCCCTCAATCATCGGCTGGTGGCCAGAGAAATTAAATGTCTGCTGGATTTAGTGGAATGTGATGTTTTCGTCTACAGCCGGTTGTATGATGGGCCGGTAAGTGAGGTAAAGGGCAGCTTCAGGACGGTAAAGCATATTATCCGCCTGGGAGAACCCGCTCCTGGTGAATATTCTTTCGAAAAACTGCTGGAGCATAAAGATACCAGTGAACCGGATATTGCCGTTGACAGTGGGGATTTATTCAGAATTCAGTTCACGGGGGGGACCACGGGGCGTTCCAAAGGAGTGATGCGCACCCACGAGGCTGACCTCTTCCAGACAATTGGGGTTATGACTTCCAATAAAATGGGAGCCAGCCCGGATGAGGTGGTGCTGACCCAGTCCCCTCTGCATCATCAGGGCGGGATAACCTGGATGCTTTGCGTTATGGTTACCGGCGCGCAATTTGTTATTTGCGACGGATTTGATCCGGTAGAAATTCTGAGGCAGATTGAGCAGGAACGGGTAACCTATATGCTGTTGCTGCCGCCGAGCACCTATCTACGCTTAATCGATGCGCCGGTTTTTAGAGATTATGATGTAAGCTCAGTCAAGGTCGTTCACACTTCCGCAGGAGGCACCTCTCCGGCCATTATCCAGAAGATGGCTGAGGCTTTTCCCAACTGTGAAGTGTATTACGGCTGGGGGCAAACCGAGACAGGAGCGGGGACCGTTCACCGGATCACCAGGGAAATGGCCTTGCATCACCCGGAGAAAACCCAAAGCATAGGCAGGCCGATGCCCTTTTTCCAACTGAGAATTGTGGATGAGGCAGGAAAGGATGTTCCTCTGGGTGAGGTGGGGGAAGGGATTGCCAAAGGACCGGCTATTTTCTCAGGCTACTATAAGCAACCGGAATTAACGGACGGGACCGTCACTGATGGCTGGACACGTACCGGGGATATGATGAGGCAGGACGAGGAGGGTCTCTACTATATGGTGGATCGGAAAAAGGACATGATAAAAACCGGGGGGGAGAATGTTTTCGCCCAGGAAGTGGAAGCGGTCATCCGCAAACACCCTGCGGTTTTGGATTGCTCGGTGATTGGGGTGCCTGACCAAACCTTTGGGGAGGCCGTCATGGCTGTCGTCAAACTCAGGTCGGGATACACCGCAACGGCGGCAGACATTCAGGAACACTGTAAAAGGGATTTATCCAGCTATAAAAAGCCGCGCTATGTGGAGTTTCTCGATGAGTTTCCCGTGGATAGTGCCGGCAAGATTCAGAAATTCAGGCTTAGAAAAAAATATCGGGAAATCTACAGCCATCTTATTGAAACCCATGGAAAACAGTTATCCTGATCTGCCGCCGGTTTCCGGAACCAATCCCCAGCCGGGAGGGATTGCTGATCAGAGAGCAATAATAAAGTGAGGTTATGATCATGGTAAGAAGAGCAGAAATTCCTCAGTTTGGTCTGTTATCCGGAGTGAAAGTCGTGCACAATACCGTTTCGATTGCCGGCCCTTTTGCGGCGGAGCTCTATGCCGAATATGGGGCGGATGTCATTTGGATCGAAAATGCCAAGGTTCCCTGTATGAGCCGTGTAGCCACCGGCAACGCCTGGCAGCAGGATCGCCGCAATCAGCGGAATCTTTCTATTGATATATCCCTCCCCGAGGGAAAAGAGATATTTCTGAAGCTGATGGAAGAGACGGATGTTTTTATTTCAGCAGCCAGGGGCGGACAGTACGAAAAAATGGGCCTGGGAGACGAAGTGCTCTGGGAGCGAAATCCCCGCCTGGTGATTGTAAAGATTTCCGGTTTCGGGCAAACCGGGCGGCCGGACTATATGAACCGGCCCAGTTATGATCCCATCGCTCAGGCCTTTGGCGGCTATATGGCTATGAATGGATTTCCAGGGATGCCTTCCATGCCCACTAATCCTTTGACTGCCGATTATATGAGCGCTTTGTTCGCCTTCGGAACTTCCGTAGCGGCAGTCATGAAAAGCAGGGAAACAGGACGGGGGGAAAGCATTGATTTAGCTCAATATGAAGTCCTGATGCGCACTCAGTCCCGCTATCCCATGGATTTTCTGGAACAGGGGATTCCTTTTGTCAAAGAGGGCAGCCATAGTGCTTATTTTGCCGGCTATGGAGCCTATAGTTGTCAGGATGAAAAAGAAGTCTATATGCTTTATTTGGGTGCGGGAGTGCTGAAAAGAGGTCTGCCTTTTATGGGCGTTGAGTTTGGTACGGAAAAAATTCCGTCCAGCACCAATCTGCTCTACCTTTCTTCCCCTGAGGGACAACTTTTAGAGGAAAAGATTAAAGCTTTCTGTCAGTCCCATACAGCAGAAGAGGTCGAGAAAGCCTTTTTAGCCCATGGCGTGCCTTGTTCCAGAATTATGGATTACAATGATTGTCTTAAGGACCCCCAGTATGTGGCCCGGGAAGTGTTTACCGAATGGAAGAAAGTCAATGGGGAGTCTGTAAAAGGAGTCAATATTTTTCCTAAATTTAAAAACCACCCGGCACAGATCTGGAGGGGAGCCCCCAATATCGGCATGGATAACGAAGACATTCTGGGAGAACTGGGATTAACTGAAGAACAGATTAAGGAGTTATACAGGAAAAAGATCTTAGCCCAAAGGGATTATTTAAATAATATCTAGGAGATTATAGATGCCAGACTTTCATGTCGCTTGGCGGCATCACTGATGGATTGAAAAGTATCTGCGGAGAGATACCGGTGACGAAAGTCAGATGCAAAGGGGTGTAAGCAATGTCGGAGGATAAATTCGATGCAATAGTCGTCGGTGGCGGGATCGCCGGAACAGTAGCCGCTTATTTGCTGGCTAAGGAAGGTTTGGAAGTCATCCTTGTGGAACGGGGCAATTATGCAGGGAGCAAGAATATGACAGGAGGGCGGATCTATAGCCATAGCCTGGAGAAGATCATGCCGGATTTTGCCCGGGAAGCTCCTGTCGAACGCCGAATTACCAGAGAAAAGATCAGTTTAATGACCGATGAAAGCAATGTCACTTTGGATTTTTATTCTTCTAAGCTGGGTGTGCAGGGCAGTGACTCTTATGCTGTTTTGAGAGGGGTCTTCGATCAGTGGCTGGCTGAAAAGGCTGAAGAAGCCGGTGTGCAGATTATACCAGGGATCCGGGTCGATGATTTAATGATTCGGGAAGGAAAAGTCTGCGGTGTGGTGGCAGGAGAGGACGAGCTGGAAGCCGATATCACAATTCTCGCCGATGGTGTCAATTCGCTCCTGGCTCAGAAATTGGGATTTCGGGGAGAATTGGCAGCCCACCATGTGGCCGTGGGAGCGAAAGAAATCATCGAATTGCCACCCCAGGTTATTGAAGACCGTTTTAACTGCAATGGCGATGAAGGAACGGCTTGGCTATTTGCCGGGTATCCCTCTGACGGGCGTGTGGGGGGCGGATTCCTGTATACCAATAAATCGAGCATTTCCCTGGGAGTAGTCACGACCTTGAGTGATGTGATCAAAGGGAACAAAACCGTACCGCAGATGTTGGAAGATTTTAAACAACACCCGGCTGTCCAGCCACTTATTAAGGATGGCAAGACGATTGAGTACTCCGGTCATCTCGTGCCTGAAGCCGGATTAGCCATGGTCCCCAGGATTGTGGGCAATGGAGTCTTGGTCGTCGGCGATGCCGCCGGATTCTGCATCAATTTAGGCTATATGGTACGGGGGATGGACTTTGCAGTGGCATCGGCCGAGTGCGCGGCTAAAGCTGTACTCAAGGCCAAAGAAGCGGGGGATTTCAGCGAGGGATACCTTCAGTGCTACCAGGAGTTATTGGATCAGAGCTTCGTTATGCAGGATTTAAAACGATATAAAGATTTCCCCCGCTTCCTGGAGGAAACCCCGAGAATTTTCAATGAATATCCTAAAATGGCTGCTGATCTGCTGGCAGACATGTTTGTGGTCAAGGGAGAACCGGCCCGGCCCCTAAGAAAAACCCTCATGCAGCATGTAAGCAAGATAGGGGTGCTGAACATTGCCAAAGACGGCTGGAAGGGGGTGCGTTCACTATGAGTCAGGTCAATGTCGATCAAAAGCTTGGGGTCAATAAGTTCCATGTGGATGAAGAAAACGCCCATATTGTCATGAAAGAAGGGAATATGGATCGGGCGGAATATCAAAAATTAGTCCTGGCCTGTCCGGCAGGATTATATAAAATTAATGACAGCGGCGAGATTCAGTTTGACTATGCCGGGTGTCTGGAATGCGGCACCTGCCGGGTGCTTTGCGGCAAAACTCTTTTGGATAAATGGGAATTTCCTCTGGGGACCTTAGGTGTGGAGTTTAGATACGGGTGAATTCTATTGGATGAAGAAAGCAATAAATTAAAGAGGCTTAAACGCACAATGTGTTTTCAAGCCTCTTTTTTGCTTCAGCTTCTTACGTCTAAACACGCTGGTAGAAAGCCGGCGTAATCAGATCGGCTATTCGTAAGGCTTCCAGCACCTTAATACGCCCACTGCGCCATTGCTTACATTTAGTAAAGGCAGTGTCTATCTGCTGCTTCGATCTTGCATATAAACTTGTCTCGGCGAGCATAATGACTACTGAAACAGGGACCTGTTCCAGAACTGAACGTTGAGAATTGCATAGACCGAGGAAAGCCGGAATTTTAATTCCGAGAGCCTACATAATTAAAATGAGGTGAGTCAGATTGAAGGATAGCAGGTCAAATAAAAAGCGTGAGCAATTAGAGCCGTTTATTCACGAATCAGAAGGAAAGAAAATGACATCCAATGAAGGAATCACGATTTCTGATGATGAAAACACATTAACGGCCGGCGAGCGCGGGCCAACACTTATTGAAGATTTTCTTTCGCGGGAAAAACTAGCTCACTTTGATCGTGAACGTATTCCTGAACGTGTCGTCCATGCCAGAGGATATGGGGCACATGGAGAGTTCCAGCCCTATGAATCCTTAGCAGATTTAACGATGGCTGATTTTTTGCAGGACCCCAATAAAAAAACGCCCTTGTTCGTCCGCTTCTCCCAAGTCGTTGGCTCCAAAGGCTGTAATGAGACCAATCGGGATGTTCGGGGTTTTTCCATTAAGTTTTATACCGATGAGGGAAATTTCGATTTGATTGCCATTAACATGCCGGTGTTTTTTATTCAAGATGCGATTAAGTTCCCTGACTTAATCCATGCAGTGAAACCCGAGCCGGACACTGAATATCCACAAGGTCAAACAGACCACAACACGTTCTGGGACTTTATGGCCAACAACAAAGAAACTGCCCATATGTCTTTATGGATTGCCTCTAATCGTGCCTTTCCCAAAAGCTTCAGAACCATGGAGGGATATGGGGTCCATACCTTCCGTTTAGTGAATAAGGAGGGAAAATCCTACTTTATTAAATTCCATATCAAACCATTGCTGGGCGTCCATTCATTAATCTGGGATGAAGCGCAGCGTCTTGGTTCGGATGCTGACTTTCACCGCAGAGACTTATGGGAAAATATAGATATTGGCAACTATCCGGAGTATGAGCTGGCTATTCAGGTCATTAAAGAGGAAGATGAATTTGCCTATGATTTTGATCTGTTAGATCCGACGAAATTGTGGCCGGAAGAAGATATTCCTTTACGCAGAATCGGCAAGATAATCCTTAACCGCAATGTGGAAAATGTTTTTGCTGAAACCGAACAAAGTGCCTTTCACCCTGGGAATATTGTGAGAGGGATTGACTTTTCCAATGATCCCCTCCTGCAAGGGCGATTATTCTCCTATACCGATGCCCAGCAGGCAAGGCTTGGCCCAAATCATCAACAACTGCCGATCAATCGTCCCGTCTGTCCATTTGCCAATAATCAGCGTGACGGCGCTTCGCGGCTGGTTATTGATCGGGGAAAAGTGGCTTATCATCGCAATGGGCTGGCCAATAATACACCGTATACGGTACCAGGCACCCAAGGCGGGTTTGTTACCTATCCATCGACTGTAGAAGGGCATAAGGTAAGATCAACAGCTTCTTCCTTTAAGGATCATTACTCCCAGGCAAGAATGTTCTGGAATAGTATGACTGAGGTTGAAAAACGTCAGATTATCGGCGCTTACTGCTTTGAGCTTGGCAAATGCGGACCCTTTGTCCGGCAGGAATGGGTTGATGTGCTCGCTCATATCAGCACGGAACTGGCCAAGAGTGTCTCCAAGGAATTAGGCACAACTGTGCCGGCGGATGTCGAGGAATCTCCTGTGACGAAGTCCTCTCCGGCGCTTAGCCTGCAGAATACGATTTTTGTGCCGGATACATTGCGCGTCGCGGTGTTCCTCGCTCAAGGCTTCGATGGTCCCGGCGTAAGCAAAGTGTTGGAAACTTTGGCTGCTGCCAAATTAAGAGTGGTCATTGTCCACGATACCTTGGGGACCGTCAGTGGAACCGAGGGGATAGCCTATGAAGTCCATGACAGCTTTTTAACGGGTTCCCCACTTGTCTATGACGGGATACTTATCGTGGGAAGCGGCAATATCACCCCATATTTTACATATACAGCACAGAAATTCACAACGGATATATACAACCATTTCAAACCTATCGGCATCATTCAAAAGGGTGATGCTGTACTGGAACCGCTGGGTTTATCGGCTGATGAGGGGATCGTCACGGATTCAGATTCGGAGTTTGCCAGCAGATTTATCAAGGCAATGGCCAAGCAGAGATTCTGGAACCGTCCAAGCTTTCTTTATCCTGCTATGGTTTAATTCAGATGAGACCGTTTCTCGGTATTCCA
Proteins encoded in this region:
- the caiB gene encoding L-carnitine CoA-transferase, whose translation is MIMVRRAEIPQFGLLSGVKVVHNTVSIAGPFAAELYAEYGADVIWIENAKVPCMSRVATGNAWQQDRRNQRNLSIDISLPEGKEIFLKLMEETDVFISAARGGQYEKMGLGDEVLWERNPRLVIVKISGFGQTGRPDYMNRPSYDPIAQAFGGYMAMNGFPGMPSMPTNPLTADYMSALFAFGTSVAAVMKSRETGRGESIDLAQYEVLMRTQSRYPMDFLEQGIPFVKEGSHSAYFAGYGAYSCQDEKEVYMLYLGAGVLKRGLPFMGVEFGTEKIPSSTNLLYLSSPEGQLLEEKIKAFCQSHTAEEVEKAFLAHGVPCSRIMDYNDCLKDPQYVAREVFTEWKKVNGESVKGVNIFPKFKNHPAQIWRGAPNIGMDNEDILGELGLTEEQIKELYRKKILAQRDYLNNI
- a CDS encoding TIGR03084 family metal-binding protein, producing the protein MKSILSDLLAEQSLVDTLVSDLSEEQWLKPLPVEMWNIKDAIIHIAFFDYAANKLMRGEAEDLVKLADAESGQDQYVRATNFHHLSGAEVLSWWREERTRMAASFYDKNPKDRIPWAPGLPMSAKSLASARLMELWAHSVDIYDALGLEPVVRERITSTLFLSWQARPNAYRINGLEMPETPLYLELTLPSGEIWAKGEPGAGNRIKGSAKDWALVAIRRRNWMDTDLEVAGEEARRYASLVQTYAGWADPAPAAKRQR
- a CDS encoding class I adenylate-forming enzyme family protein, which encodes MNPMTVGDFLTLNSARYPDKIALVCKDKRLTYQELNGRVNALAHAFLDLGIGKGDKIGYLFPNSMEIVELFFAIAKIGAIAVPLNHRLVAREIKCLLDLVECDVFVYSRLYDGPVSEVKGSFRTVKHIIRLGEPAPGEYSFEKLLEHKDTSEPDIAVDSGDLFRIQFTGGTTGRSKGVMRTHEADLFQTIGVMTSNKMGASPDEVVLTQSPLHHQGGITWMLCVMVTGAQFVICDGFDPVEILRQIEQERVTYMLLLPPSTYLRLIDAPVFRDYDVSSVKVVHTSAGGTSPAIIQKMAEAFPNCEVYYGWGQTETGAGTVHRITREMALHHPEKTQSIGRPMPFFQLRIVDEAGKDVPLGEVGEGIAKGPAIFSGYYKQPELTDGTVTDGWTRTGDMMRQDEEGLYYMVDRKKDMIKTGGENVFAQEVEAVIRKHPAVLDCSVIGVPDQTFGEAVMAVVKLRSGYTATAADIQEHCKRDLSSYKKPRYVEFLDEFPVDSAGKIQKFRLRKKYREIYSHLIETHGKQLS
- a CDS encoding FAD-dependent oxidoreductase produces the protein MSEDKFDAIVVGGGIAGTVAAYLLAKEGLEVILVERGNYAGSKNMTGGRIYSHSLEKIMPDFAREAPVERRITREKISLMTDESNVTLDFYSSKLGVQGSDSYAVLRGVFDQWLAEKAEEAGVQIIPGIRVDDLMIREGKVCGVVAGEDELEADITILADGVNSLLAQKLGFRGELAAHHVAVGAKEIIELPPQVIEDRFNCNGDEGTAWLFAGYPSDGRVGGGFLYTNKSSISLGVVTTLSDVIKGNKTVPQMLEDFKQHPAVQPLIKDGKTIEYSGHLVPEAGLAMVPRIVGNGVLVVGDAAGFCINLGYMVRGMDFAVASAECAAKAVLKAKEAGDFSEGYLQCYQELLDQSFVMQDLKRYKDFPRFLEETPRIFNEYPKMAADLLADMFVVKGEPARPLRKTLMQHVSKIGVLNIAKDGWKGVRSL
- a CDS encoding catalase, which translates into the protein MKDSRSNKKREQLEPFIHESEGKKMTSNEGITISDDENTLTAGERGPTLIEDFLSREKLAHFDRERIPERVVHARGYGAHGEFQPYESLADLTMADFLQDPNKKTPLFVRFSQVVGSKGCNETNRDVRGFSIKFYTDEGNFDLIAINMPVFFIQDAIKFPDLIHAVKPEPDTEYPQGQTDHNTFWDFMANNKETAHMSLWIASNRAFPKSFRTMEGYGVHTFRLVNKEGKSYFIKFHIKPLLGVHSLIWDEAQRLGSDADFHRRDLWENIDIGNYPEYELAIQVIKEEDEFAYDFDLLDPTKLWPEEDIPLRRIGKIILNRNVENVFAETEQSAFHPGNIVRGIDFSNDPLLQGRLFSYTDAQQARLGPNHQQLPINRPVCPFANNQRDGASRLVIDRGKVAYHRNGLANNTPYTVPGTQGGFVTYPSTVEGHKVRSTASSFKDHYSQARMFWNSMTEVEKRQIIGAYCFELGKCGPFVRQEWVDVLAHISTELAKSVSKELGTTVPADVEESPVTKSSPALSLQNTIFVPDTLRVAVFLAQGFDGPGVSKVLETLAAAKLRVVIVHDTLGTVSGTEGIAYEVHDSFLTGSPLVYDGILIVGSGNITPYFTYTAQKFTTDIYNHFKPIGIIQKGDAVLEPLGLSADEGIVTDSDSEFASRFIKAMAKQRFWNRPSFLYPAMV
- a CDS encoding 4Fe-4S dicluster domain-containing protein, with the protein product MSQVNVDQKLGVNKFHVDEENAHIVMKEGNMDRAEYQKLVLACPAGLYKINDSGEIQFDYAGCLECGTCRVLCGKTLLDKWEFPLGTLGVEFRYG